A single window of Hippocampus zosterae strain Florida chromosome 15, ASM2543408v3, whole genome shotgun sequence DNA harbors:
- the kcnj9 gene encoding G protein-activated inward rectifier potassium channel 3 produces the protein MAVENSVLTPRPDSLSLPVDHKPEGGQEVVTEAPMTPADSRGVFNVSEELGHVVTTEAVKVNRSFQSKMAEREATVNQTRKKIQGPEKERGRFGWVRTRRKRQRYVEKNGRCNVQHGNMRETYRYLTDIFTTLVDLNWRCSLFVFVMAYAVTWLFFGAIWYLIAYCRGDLDHLEDETWTPCVNNVNGFISAFLFSIETETTIGYGHRVITDQCPVGTMLLLLQAILGSMVNAFMVGCMFVKISQPNKRAETLVFSKNAVISLRDDQLCLMFRVGDLRSSHIVGANMRAKLIKSKQTQEGEFIPLDQTDISVGFETGDDRLFLVSPLVISHEIDARSPFWDMSHAQLEKEDFEIVVILEGMVEATGMTCQARSSYLAEEVQWGHRFSPMMSLAEGFFDIDYGAFHHTFEVDTPSCSARELSLAAARLDAHLYWSISSRLDEEPTLAQQAAKEPQAAPPDSAKDEAPTFIVGEMTDNSVPPPALGEPNGSIQSACEA, from the exons ATGGCTGTGGAGAACTCTGTCCTGACCCCGCGTCCGGACTCACTCTCACTGCCGGTGGACCATAAGCCGGAAGGGGGGCAGGAGGTGGTCACAGAGGCCCCGATGACCCCTGCGGACAGCCGTGGTGTCTTCAACGTGTCCGAGGAGCTGGGTCACGTGGTCACCACCGAAGCGGTCAAGGTGAACCGGTCGTTCCAATCAAAGATGGCCGAGCGGGAGGCCACAGTCAATCAGACCAGGAAGAAAATCCAAGGGCCAGAGAAGGAGAGAGGGCGATTCGGATGGG TTCGCACTCGCCGCAAGAGACAGCGCTACGTGGAGAAGAACGGCCGCTGCAACGTGCAGCACGGCAACATGCGGGAGACGTACCGCTATCTGACCGATATTTTCACCACTCTGGTGGACCTCAACTGGCGCTGCTCACTTTTCGTCTTTGTCATGGCGTACGCCGTCACGTGGCTCTTCTTCGGCGCCATCTGGTACCTCATCGCCTATTGCAG GGGCGATCTGGACCACCTTGAGGACGAGACGTGGACACCGTGCGTCAACAATGTCAATGGCTTCATTTCAGCTTTCCTCTTCTCCATCGAGACGGAGACCACCATTGGCTACGGCCACCGCGTCATCACTGACCAGTGTCCCGTCGGCAccatgctgctgttgctgcaggCCATTCTGGGATCAATGGTCAACGCTTTTATG GTGGGCTGCATGTTCGTGAAGATCTCACAGCCCAACAAGCGGGCCGAGACGCTGGTGTTTTCCAAGAATGCCGTCATTTCTCTGCGGGACGACCAGCTGTGCCTGATGTTCCGGGTGGGCGACCTGCGCAGCTCACACATTGTAGGCGCCAACATGCGGGCCAAGCTCATCAAATCCAAGCAGACGCAGGAAG GCGAGTTCATCCCCTTGGACCAAACAGACATAAGCGTGGGCTTCGAGACAGGCGATGACCGCCTCTTCCTGGTGTCGCCGCTGGTAATCTCACATGAGATCGACGCCCGCTCTCCTTTCTGGGACATGTCGCATGCGCAGCTGGAGAAGGAGGACTTTGAGATTGTGGTTATCCTGGAAGGAATGGTGGAGGCAACAG GCATGACCTGCCAAGCCCGGAGCTCCTACTTGGCTGAGGAGGTGCAATGGGGGCACCGCTTCAGTCCCATGATGTCGCTGGCTGAAGGCTTCTTCGATATTGACTACGGTGCTTTCCATCACACCTTTGAG GTGGACACACCCTCCTGTTCGGCACGAGAGCTGTCATTGGCTGCCGCTAGGCTCGACGCTCACCTCTACTGGTCCATCTCTAGCCGGCTAGATGAGGAGCCCACCCTCGCCCAGCAGGCCGCCAAGGAGCCGCAGGCGGCGCCGCCCGACAGCGCCAAAGACGAGGCACCCACCTTCATCGTCGGCGAGATGACCGACAACAGCGTTCCACCGCCGGCGCTCGGCGAGCCAAACGGCAGCATCCAGTCAGCGTGCGAGGCTTAG